The Candidatus Neomarinimicrobiota bacterium genome includes the window ACGCCTTCTCCTGGCCAGAGATGTGAAAACCGTATCCAAAGGGACTCTCTGGAGCGGGATTATTTCCATTCCTTTCTTTATAACAAGCGGACTTATTGGTCTTACGGCCCTGGTATTGAATCCGGGACTGGATGCCAATCTGGCCATGCCTTTTGTCGTTCGGACCGTTCTGCCGGTGGGTATCCGGGCGGTCATGATCTCCGCCGTGATTGCCATCATCATGTCCTCGGCCGATTCATTCCTCAATGCCGCCACGGTCTCCTTTGTCAATGATATCATCAAACCCATAAAATTCATCAACCTGCATCAAGACCAGGAACTGAGAGTCGCCCGCTGTTTCACCGTCTTCCTGGGCATTGCCAGTGTGATCTTTGCCGTGAAAATTGAAAGCGTCCTGGATATACTCCTCTTTACCTACAATTTCTGGGCTCCGGTGATTCTTATTCCTCTTATCGCTGCCATTCTGGGGAAAAAGGCCATACCAAGGGATTTCTCCGTATCCGCCGCCTGCGGAATCAGTGGCATGATCCTGTGGAACTACATCCTGAATCAACCTTGGGGCTTTGACGGACTTGTAGTGGGTGTGTTCAGCAGCGCATTGGGATATGCGGTTTCGAACCGGTTAAATCGAATAAAATTAAGAATTGAAAATTGAGTCCGGCACCTAAAGACATTTGTTTCTATTGAAGTTGGAAATCAGCACTTAGATATGTCTGCTTTGTGTACTACCCGGTGATCCGAAGTTGGCGACACTGTATGACTGTGCCATTCCGGAATTTCAGTTTTGAAGGACACTATATATTAAAAATAATATAATCTTGCATTTGATCGCGTGTGGGATTATTTTATCCGCGGGGGTTTATAAACATAAGCATCTTTCTATATAGTGAGATGGAAATTTTATTTATCAGCTTGGCTTCAAGTATTAAGTGCAACATGACTCTCTCCAAAAAATACTTCGGCAGGCGTTTTAAATCCAAGACATTTTCGGAATCTGTTATTCAGTATTTTTCATAGCTGAGATAATTTCCCGGGGTATGATGCTTGCAAAGTCCCTGTCTTTAGGGAAATATTGTCTGATTAATGTGAATACAGAAGCTGAAAGTTAGTGGCACTTTGTGCCTTTTTTGGAAGTTGGAAGCTGGCACCTCGATACGTCCCCGCCATAGGCGGGGCCTACTCGGTGACCGGAAGTTAGTGCCGCTGTACGGCTGGTGTGTTTTCGTGGATTAACGGGCGTTGGGGCTTGGGAACTGTCGATTGACAACTGACAACTGCCGACTGACAACTGACGACTGACGACTGATGCCTATTTCATCAACACCATCTTTTGCGTCTTCACAAAATTTCCGGTCACTGTGTAAATGGTGAGAATCACGCCGGATTCTGCCGGGAGACCGAAGGTTATATGCGTCACGGGATTAAAGGGGTTTGGATAAATTGATTTTATATCAAATGATTCCGGAGCATTTGACATACAATCTTCAGATATTTCATTATTACCTTTTTCTATAATGATTGATTCGGATTCTTTTATACTTGCTGTGTTTGAATAATCAGGTGAAGATAACAGTCCATCCCCAGACCGTGCTCTAATCTTGTAATAATAATAACTGGAAGGATTTAAATAACTTGGATAAGAAATATTATAATCTATATATTCATTTGTTGACAGTCCTGAAGCTATACACGAAAAAGTACCGTTGATTCCTTTTCTTCGATAAACATCATATATTGCTGCTTCAGACGGCTCAGACAAGTCCCAGACTAATTTGGGATTGCCCTGATAATAATAAATACTAAGATTAGTGGGTGTGGTTGGCTGAAATTTAGAATAATCATTAATTCCATTTGTTATATTGAAGATTTCGCTAAGAGTAATTGTACTTTGATTTGGTATCTGAATACAAGAATTATTCACTCCTAGCAATTTATAATAATATATTCCATTATCATAATACTAATAGAAATCATTATATTCATAAAATTCACCTGTCCATGGATACCGGGATTCTCTTAAATCAAGACAGATATAAATACTATCTATATATGGATAATTTTGATTATCTAATGAACAACTGATTTTATATATTCCAGCACTAAGATTCGCATAATTGCTATTGCTAATGCATTGTGAATTCTTCCATGTTCAATATCGGCAAACCAGTTTGGCGTTTTGTACGCGTCCCACTGGTATGATAATCCTGCGGATAATGATTCGAACGCATATAATGCTGCCGGATTCACACTATTCATATTTGCCGGATGATTGATTCCTGAACTCTGAAAGCCCTTGCTGCTGATCGATTCCAGGACAAAGCCCTGGGGTATGTTTAAACAGAAAACTGCAGTCGGAATTCTCTCAAGGTTTTGGGCAGACAAGGATTCCGTGATAAACAAAAGAATTAATAGCAATACAGAATTTCTCATATTATGACATCTCTGTATTTATTATCTCTACACACAAAATAATTAATAAATTTATCTCTTTTTAACAAAGATAATATCTATAAAACCCTGCTTTCACTCTTCCCAAAGATGTGGATCAACTCATTGAGAATATGATCGCATCGTGCTCATTGTAATTTTTTCATGCGTGCAATCAGATCATCGGCCAGTTGGCTCTTGGTGCGGATGTGCTCATCAATATCCTTCACAAAGCTGTTCTCATCGAAGACACCGCGTACGGCCAGAAAATCCTCTTCCCGGGTTGTTCGATCCCCATCGATACCGAAACCTGTCTGTGAACGCAGACTGAATTCCTTACGGGCATCCTCACGCAGCATGTGGTCTAACTTGATGACGGCCGAGATCCATTGTTCCGTAAATCCGATGATATCTTCCGGCGTGAAAGCGTTGACACTTTTGCCGAGATGATTTTCCAGATGCTGGATGGTCCAATTCCATTCATAGATCGGGTAATTTTCATGAATGTGTCGCAGAGCTTTCATAACGCCGTCAAGACTGTCGATACGCCCCGATTCGATGTCGGTTAATAAGGCATGGATAACCTTATTCGGCGCGATCAAGCCCACCAAATCCAACCATTTGCCTTTTCCGATGTCGGATTCGGCCTTTAAAACCCGTCGCAGTTCCGCCACGGAAGCGAACTCCCGATCCTTCAATCGTCTGATCAGTGTATTCCCCAGGAATTTGATAATCCCGATTTCATAAAATGTAATTCCATTGATCAACGAAGAATTCTTGATTTTTACGTTGTTGTAGCTGTAAAAATCGGATGTTTCTCCGGATGTGTGTGTCAATTCCTGAAGAATCCGCCGACCAGTGATCATTTTCTGAATGGTGAACGGGCTCAGCAGGTAGTAATTGATAAAATCGAGTTGGTCAGGATCCTTGCGTTTATCGCGTTTAGGCCATTTGCGGGCATCACGTACGGTACCTACGCTGCGCAAATTAACGCCCGGGATGAGTACACTTTCGTCGTTGGATTCAATCAGGTAGGAAAAGGGCAAATCCGAGGTATCGGAATTGCGGTAGTGCCGGCCCATGACCAAGGTAAAAGGCCCGACATGCGCCGGCCATAACATGTACGAATCGCTGGTCGTCTTGGAACCCCGTTCCACGATCCCCTGGTGCAATGGTCCCAATTTGTACATATGGTTGCTCTGATTCGATCCGCTCCCGGCATTCAGAAAAGAAAAGAGTCCGGCGATGAGCAATGTGGATTTATGATGTGTCACGGTGAAAGGTCCGGCAAAAATGGAGCATGCCTCGCCATGAACCCCGGCACAATTAGCGAAGAAAACCGAATTTTCGGCCGAATAGTGCTTGTTCAATTCACATCCCTGGCCTACAAAACATTCGGCAATGAGAGTGTTGTCGCTGATTTTCGATCCCGAGCAAACGATGAAATTCTCGGCAATCACCCCCGGCCCGATGTACACCGGATCATCGACGCAACTGTTAATACTGCCGCTTTCCAAACGGGTTGCGCCTTCGATGACCGCTGCGGGGCCAATTTTCACATTCTTGATGAGATGTGCATGGCAAATGCGCGCACCGGCCCCCACCCTGCCATAACGTGCTTGCACTGAAGCTACATACTTTTCGATCATCGCCTCCAACTGCTCGA containing:
- a CDS encoding DUF4954 family protein, producing the protein METPFRAMTDAEIKHLKSNGCTCEEWGQIQVKDGFDPSRVRAVNFSGTIRLGRYDGERTLFGGLKRPTGIYSATLHNCHVGDNVLIHRVENYIANYIIEENVIIDTVDLMAVDGESTFGNGTEVAVLNESGGRKIPIYDHLNAQIAYFLALYRHRKAAIEQLEAMIEKYVASVQARYGRVGAGARICHAHLIKNVKIGPAAVIEGATRLESGSINSCVDDPVYIGPGVIAENFIVCSGSKISDNTLIAECFVGQGCELNKHYSAENSVFFANCAGVHGEACSIFAGPFTVTHHKSTLLIAGLFSFLNAGSGSNQSNHMYKLGPLHQGIVERGSKTTSDSYMLWPAHVGPFTLVMGRHYRNSDTSDLPFSYLIESNDESVLIPGVNLRSVGTVRDARKWPKRDKRKDPDQLDFINYYLLSPFTIQKMITGRRILQELTHTSGETSDFYSYNNVKIKNSSLINGITFYEIGIIKFLGNTLIRRLKDREFASVAELRRVLKAESDIGKGKWLDLVGLIAPNKVIHALLTDIESGRIDSLDGVMKALRHIHENYPIYEWNWTIQHLENHLGKSVNAFTPEDIIGFTEQWISAVIKLDHMLREDARKEFSLRSQTGFGIDGDRTTREEDFLAVRGVFDENSFVKDIDEHIRTKSQLADDLIARMKKLQ